AAGTAGAAACAGTGAAGCAGAAGCAGTGGAATGAAGGGAAGAAGCAGTTGAGCAGTAGAATAAAGAGAAGAAGCAGttgaataaaactaaaaacgCAGAAATCATTGTCGTTGAGTAGGAATATAGTGCGCGACGTCGTTTGGAGCATGAATTGTAATTAGTGTGTGACATCGTTTCATGTAATTGATGCTGTGTCTTGGCCATTACAAATTGTAGAGAAAGGAAGTGGGAAAAACAGTTTTTTTGGCGGATAATAAAattgttcttcttctcttattcttctttgtgtcttgtgtttctttctcttattcTGTTATTCTTGTGTTTCTGTGTGTGTGTTCTTGGGTCAATTCTATAGTAAGCTGCatcattggtatcagagctccTATCTTGGCTATGGCAGAGACTCGTAATCAAAAATTTCGTGGGGAAATTGCACAGATGATCTCCCAAGTGGTTACTGAAGCTGAGACGTGACAGCAAGATAAATTATAGGAGGTTCAGATGCACATGCAGCAATCCATGGAGGACCTCAAGAATTTGATTACTGGCTTTAGTTTACAACATACTGAGGCAGTGTCAACTACGACTAATCGCTGAGATGGAGGGGGGCACGAAGTGGTTATGATCCGAGGAAAAAATAGGAAAGACAAATGAGAATAGATTTTCCATAGTTCGGTGGTGAGGATTTTGAGGGATGGATCTTGAAGGTAGAATATTACTTTGAGGTTGACATTACTCCTAATGACGACAGATTGAAAGTAGCGGCTTTACACCTGGAGGGTAAGGCAATTCAGTGGCATCAGAGTTTCATGAAAGCAAAGGGTAGAGCACCGGTGAGATGGGAGGAGTATGCTGCGACAATGAGAGCCAAGTTTGGCAACCAGGGATATGATGACCCATTGTCGGacttgaagaatttgaaacaGGTGAGCACTCTTCAACATTACCAAGATGCTTTTGAAGAGTTATATCCGAGGATGGGAATTAGACAAGACCAGGCCTTGAGTTTCTTCTTGGCAGGCTTAAAAGACTCTTTACAGATGCCTGTAAGAATGTTTAAGCCAAAAACGCTAATAGAAGCTTACTCATTAGCAAGGCTTCAGGAAATTACATTGGCAACTGTGAATGACCAACCCCGACCTGCATTTAAAACCCCCTAAATCCTGACGACTCTAAAGAGTGCAAATCATAATTCTATTGTAGGAACTGCACAAACTAAGTCCTATAACTCTACGGGTTTACTACCAAACCTAAATGTTCCAAAACTACCACAGCCTACAAATTCCAAGTCAGCTACCAGTAGAACCTTTGAcaaaaaaagagtaaaagacTATGTTTTTGGTATGATAAGAAGTATACTTTAAGCCATAAATGTAGAAGGAAGCAAGCCTATGTGATACAATTGCATGTTGAGATAAAAGGTAATGAAGATATGGAAGCAATGAGTGAAATCAGGCCACAAGAATCAGTCCTAAAAGAGCATGGGTTGATGGAATGCACGATAGGAAGCCTTACAAGGATCAATGGGAGCTAGAACTATGAGGTTTAATGGAATGCACGGTAGGAAAAGGTTATATATTTTGGTGGATTCGAAGAGTACTCACAATTTTATCAGTGAGCAGACTGCGCAAAGGTTTGGTTGTCCCATTCAAGAGGTGACTGGTGTGCATGTTACAGTGGCCAATGAGCAAAAGTTACAATGTAGAGGACTTTGTCGAGGGCTGCATGTTAGCGTGCAAGGGCAGATGTTATCCATCATAGTTTATACACTACCCTTGGAAAGTTATGACTTGATATTAGAAACCCAATGGTTGGCCGGATTGAGAGATATCATATGGAATTTTGAAGCACTAACAATAAGGTTTATTGTGGAAGGACAATAATACCATTTGCagggagaaagaaaagaagaattaagTGTTCTAAGAGAACCTCAATTATGTAAACTTTTTTGCAAACAACACTAATTGGCTTCGATTCAACTATTGTGGACTGGAAGTCAAACAGACGAAGGACAATTGTATGAACTCCATGTGACAAAACCTGCAGGGGCAAGGGAATGGAAAGAATTAGAAAAATTGTTGGACACATATAAAGGGATATTTGAGGAGCCAAAAGGGCTGCCACCTTTTAGATTCCAGGACCACAAGATTATTTTTCAAGAAGGAGCATAACCTATAAATCTTAAGCCTTATAGATATGGGGGAATGCAAAAGGATGTTatagaaaaaatggttaaagaGATGTTAGAGGCGGGGGTGATTAGAGATCGTTTTAGTCCTTATGCAAGTCCAGTGGTGTTAGTTAAGAAGAATGATGGTGCATGGAAAATGTGTATAGATTATAGGGCATTGAATAAAGTGACTATCAAGGATAGATACCTCATTCCCTTGATAAAAGAGCTTTTGGATGAGTTGAGTGGGGCTGccatattttcaaaattggatCTTCGTTCAAGATATTGGCAAATACTTATGCATCCGTCTTCAATTGAGAAAACAACCTTTAAGATACATGAAGGGCATTATGAGTTCTTGGTTATGCCATTTGAACTCACAAATGCTCATTCCACATTTCAAAACATCATGAATTGCATCTTCAGACCATATTTGAGGAGATTTGTTTTGGCtttctttgatgatatacttgttTATAGCAAGAGTAAAATTGAGCATTTACAACACTTAGAAGAAGTGCTAAAGTTACTTCACAAGCATCAGCTGTTTGCAAAAAAGAGTAAGTGTACCTTTGGGGAATCTAGTGTTGAGTATTTGGGGTATGTTATCAGCAAGAAGGGTGTCACTACTGATTCCAAAAAAGTGCAGGCAGTAAGGAAATGGCCTGTTCCGAAGACTATGAAGCAGTTAAGAGGGTTTTTAAGCCTCTCAAGTTACTACAGaaggtttattaaaaattatgggcAGTTGGCTCAACCTCTAACTGATCTACTCAAGAAGGACTGCTGTAGATGGTCTTCACAAGCTCAGGAATCCTTTGAGATGTTGAAGGATCGTCTTTGTATAGTTCCGGTACTAGTGCTACCTGATCTAAAACAGCCATTTCAGATTAAAGCTGATGCATCGAATGATGgcataggaaaacatatacctaaatatataaattgcaaaggaagtcaaactcttaAAGTTTTGTCAAATGGCTTTTTAGAAGTTTTTTCTAATTGGGCAAAATGCACACACATAAacagttatatttatataaaagtttcTTACAAATtttcataggccaatttattcaattcatctTGGCCAAACGTGTCGTAATTTAGCATGTCacatatttgcattcatattcatgcatataagaaaaacaaataatgaaaaaccaATATTATCATAATCACCATTCAACTAACAAATAATGACAAACTTCATATAATCATTCaactaacaaaccaaatctataaAAATCAGTTATATTACATTTTCATAAAACAcccaaagaaattcaaattatattctagtttaagaaaaacaaatattttgacCAAAATTCATTGAATATTTAGCGTATATTGAATGTCATATATGTATAGGATTCACCTACCTTACAAAACTCACTTACTTATGTCTACTCCTCTTGTGTTGTTACTTACATATATCTAATttacttttttcaaaattcgacagaaatctactaaagatcttctatcatgagcTATTTTTCGGTGGCTTCTTAGTCTAAAATCTACGTAGGATAATActcaataaatatcatatatgtataggATTCACCTACCTTACAAAACTCACTTACTTATGTCTACTCCTCTTGTGTTGttacttatatatattcaattcacttttttcaaaattcgacagaaatctactaaagatcttctatcatgagcTATTTTTTAGTGGCTTCTTAGTCTAAAATCTACGTAGGGTAATActcaataaatatcatagtactagaaaataaagtttcatcactttatgtggaatgagattatcattttttgttttattcattcACAGGCGAAGTAACTCTCGTTGTTTCTATTGTAATAATTCATCTTATTTCCATCTCGTCTTCCAATATGTTTGTCTCTCtcctgttttaattttttgtttttgctcttTGAGCATTATATGACCTTTTTCCCTTACTTGAACTTAGGCCatttacttttgaaacttttagaACTCGATTCTGCAACATATACATAAGTACCAAGTCTGACTACCTTAATGGTGTTTGTCCTCTAGTTATATGTGGAAAGAACTACTAACAAAAGTCTTTATATTCTTATTGTGGATCATATGTAGCTTTAGACACTCCCACTTTTAGGAAGAGATCACTTTACAACATCAACCTATTGTTCATTTGTCAAGTTACGCCTAATTGACttcaatttcataatcatatttaacattctatcaaatttaaCGATTAACTACCTTTATTTGGGGATTGTAGTTTCTCCAAACTTTTCTATCAAAACCATACATATGGCATATGCAATTGAGCATTGTTGGTGCTTATATACCAAATCATTATTCATGGAACTAGTCAAGATATCGCACAAAGTGAGTCATGTTTCTTACATATGTGATGTGTGTCCATAACACATTTGTGTAATGCATCATTTGGGTCTCTATCCCTCAATCAATTGTTACTCTATCTTATCATAATTTACGGCCTCTAAAGCCTTTTGCTTAtttaggatattgtgcattttaaatatcatatgtTAGAATTTCTCTATTTagtatcattttcattcaaaatgtcATCATGTCCTAGGATGTTAtaggttaactagatcacagaaACATATATTAGATACAACTTaatcaatgcaatcaaatacacatcagtTATCATAAttacgtattaaaatttaaaatatctcacgtAAGGCACAAAATTGAAAGTTCACTATATTctcaatcatcttccatgacttaaatgtttaataatttaaaattcaatctaattacactaatatgaattttggatgaaaatttcactaaattctactaatctcaaaattctcatatttcacatatattaaatatacaatacaataaatgcatcatttatTATGACTAAGACCATTTCATCGACCCATATCATTCTCAGAGTCAttttatctaagataaagtcTCTATAAATTTTATGGTAGATCAAATATCTCGTATTTCGTTAATTTGTGAATAACACCAAAACGATGGGTTTTCTCTCATACATTATTAAGTATCGTTTTTTAGCAAGCAGTAATGCATCCATTCAATCCCAAAagtttttcagatttttatcTCGAACAAGATTATTGATTATAGGGCTAATAGTCATGTATGGATATTATTAAACTATGTACTATCtattttccaattaagagagtactactaattatatatatagtcctAACATACACTATTAGATCATCAGATGATCACATCATAACTTAATGTGATGATCCCTAGTAAAAAgtcttgcatgaattagaaatatatatttttgaaacacCAAAATGTGTTTTCAGAAGTCAGAATAAGGCATTACATATCTTCACATGTTGTAGGACCCATGGAACACATTCCATGCATAAATCCAAGCATCACAGAACTATCAAGTGCCAAAAAATGGTTTTACGCACCCAAACATGTCGAAAAGAGTCACGTGCCAAAATATGATCCTACATGCTTTCGTGCATCATATCGACATCACACGCGCCTCTACATGTTGAAACAATATATGCACACATGTTCATGCATCGAGAGTGAGCCATATGCGCTGGTAGAAGATTCTCACACATTGGCATGTGCTTACATATGTCGATGACTACAAATTGACCATTGACCATTGTTGACCAATCAAGCTTTGGTTGTTGATCGATCAACTAACCTGGGTGGGCATTAATCTGTTCAAGTTGAACCTGATTGACCACGGGTTGACCCGTTGACCAAACAAGTTAGGTCATCAAGTTTTGCCAACCCGATTGTAACGAAGAACCTTAACTTTTTTGTCCAATTTGTCATTTCCAGCCAATTATCGGTGGCAACACTATAGGGTTTTTGAAGCTCTGTAGTCAGCCGTTCTTCTCGAATAGACAGTGACCTCCAATGTCATCGGAATCCGACAAAATGGTAGCTTGAATGGTGTTGCATCAGTCACGACTTTTGGCTCTAAAACTgttaattcaaattagattCGATGCAATTTTTCAATTCAAGACATGTATAATAAGTCCAACAATCATTCTAGCACGTTTCTAACTTCcattttcatgcaattttggtccAAGTTAATTCATGtccaaaatgaattttaatcaaaattgcaatcacaaaatcaaaattcaaattataattttgacaatatacataatttaattcacAGAAAACATGGTATAGTCGTAAcatatgctctgataccaatgttaaaaacaatttaacataCCAAATTGAATTATGTAAATCCTGTAAATATCAAATTCGATGTACCTAGCTTCGATTTTGCAACAAAACTCATCTGAATACAGCACGAGGTGTTGAGGTGAGTCATTTCCACAACTCATTTACCCACGTACTACATTCCTTTTGGGAGATGAGATCTCTCTGTGTTTTTTATtccagagaaaagaaaaattttcttctattattaaaaatagcATCATTCTCTTTGGGGAGGTAATTTGAACTTTAAACAAGAGTCCAActactaataaaaatttggcaGTTAAACAAACTGGATTGGGTTGACCCATGATGGGTCAACTCGAACCCAATATAGAGGATGCAAAAGAACCTACCCTAATTGGAACTTTTCTTCCAGCATCTCATATGTTGGCCCGACCTTAATCCATGGCTTGAAAGTAGCCTGGTATGTGATATAGAGTAATAAGAGCTCCAAAATAAGACCACATTTACTACATGGAAGGTTTGAGGGCGAGGAGGTGTCttggataataataataatattattattattaattaaaaaatatttaattaagtaggATAAATACTAGTGATTAACTCaagaagattaaaatattattattaaggtaTTTTGGGTAGCTTTGGCTAATTGAGAACCTAGATAGTtttctttcaaatattaataatatttgtgcTCGACCTCTAAATTTGACATcaattttgttgtaattttgaGAATAGACAAACTCAATTTTGtgaaaaataagagtgaaaGGGGTTTGCTGACTTAGTGACTTATAGAAACTAAAGAGAGATGATAACCTCGAACATAACAATGGCCCAAAATTGTAAATTGACTAGTTCCAATAAACTTATTAAGCTAATGATCGACCAAGAAAAGGAATCGATTGAATATGAAATTTACCATGTTGAATATAGCAATTAGGAGGGAGAATACGGAAATTTGGGGGTTAAACTAAAAAGTTTTAATGACTTTCAGTTGTCAAAACCCATTTGTCGTTGggtgatttgattcaattaataacaaagataaattgagcaatgaacaaaaagaaaatgtgaaacacaatattaatttacaCTCAATAGTCTTTTAAATAGCATTGAGGTAGATTCCAAGGGTTAGTAAAACTAATGAAACAATAtaacttttaagataaaaaCTTATATTAGAGTTTCTTTTATACATGTGAAACTTTGACTTATCTAATGTAGTGATTATTGATCCGATCGCTATGTCCTAAGTTTACTCAtccaacaaatattttattgttacttaaacacaataattatttatatatactaattttttatcaaatataataataatttatatgtaataatctttcaaaaatttatcttgGTGCAATCGGTAAGAAAACAGAATTACTGGTTGGATCAGAAAatatacttttcaaacttaaatgggAAATTGTAGGAAAGTCCGGGCGGGAAATCTGAATTTCGGCTTTTAAGATATCATAATGAAGACCGCCGTTGCCCTTTTTGTgaatatgatgaaatgaatCAAAAACAGAAATTGGGCCGACTTCGGCCCACCATGCAAGCGTCTTTTGGTCTACTTAGCATCAGTGTGCCCTAACGGAGAGAAAAATACACATCTCGATTTCGTTTGTTCTGTAGAAAAAATCTACAGCTATGGCTTTGAACAATGGCCTCAGATCAGCCTCAAAGCTCGTCTCCTCTTCTCAATCCCTTCTCTCCAACTCAGGTCACTTTTTGTTTTGTGATTTTTCATTCTTTAGATTCAATTTTATCAGCCGATCGatttatgttttgttcttttcattCAACTATGGAAGGTTTTgccatcatttttttttttttttggcgcTTGAACATAATGTGCGAATCTATTAATTGAAGGATTGTTCACTCTTTGCGTTGCGATTGAGTTAAGATTTTAAGGATTTGTTCGGGATGATCATACGcgtgattaaaattttagaaatgagttttcttaatcaaattttatttatttaagcaTTATTCCTAGTTTATTTTTTGGTTGGAATTATGAAGATTCGTTGactgaaattttcatttttgaaaattttgtggtGGTTATGCTTAGAAAAAAggtgttaaaatatatatatatatatatgttgtaaaTAACCAAACAATAGTATCCCAAAAGGAGCATAATTTCCTTGGTGATTAGATAATCTGTAGaatagttaaaaaaacaaattgttcACACTGATGCTTTAAATCATCAGTGAAAACCAGTGAAATGTAAAATCTGCTTCAAGGCTTTGAAAATAACGCTTAACGAATAGAAAATGTACCTTTTCTCAATAATCTTTAAGAATTGTTAGTgctttaaatcaaatttgtaatAATCTTGTGTTTGATTGTCTGGTTATGAAATTCTATGATGGATCTGTCTGAATTAAGGTGTATTGACAGTGAACCGGGGTTTCCACTCAACTGGGGTGAAGAGGATGGGAGGACACGGGCATGATGAACCATTCTACATGCATGCAAAGCACATGTATAACTTAGATAGGATGAAACATCAAGCATTGAAGATGTCTCTTACTGTCTTTACTGCCTTCAGCATTGGTGTTGGCCTTCCTGTGTATGCTGTCATTTTCCAGCAGAAAAAGGCTGCTTCCAGCTAAGTCACAATGGTTTTATTTTCTTGGTTGCAATAACAGAAATAACTCGGAAACACAGCTATTGCTGATTGTTGTTAATGATTTGAGTTGATgacaatattacaattttcAGGGGCTTCCCTTTTCTTTGCTCTACACccattttgttaaatgttgataGGATTTCTTATATTGCTTTCATAATAATGTCAAATCTTGGATCCAATTTGGATTGAATGTTGGGTTCTACCGATGCTTGACATGTATTCTTATGTATGTTGTTTTAGAACCAAATAATGCATTGATCCCCAGCAATGGAGAGGTTGCTCTGATTTTTACAGGCGCATGTTGTCAAGGATTTTTACCCCGAGGAAATGAAATTCCTGCTGGAATTCTTCGTCATAGTTATAGAATTTGCCTTATCAGCGAGTTGCATATTCTATGGATTACGGATGACTGAGGTTCAGAATAGACTGATATATTTAGCACCGTTAAGTCTTTGCTGGAGATACTTCTTTGAGGCTTTTCTTCTGGTATAATTTTCGTTAATCTTATTATATAGACAAACTGCCAGAAGAAAGCCTTCTGTAGTTTagcttaaaatataattaaagcaACCCAAGTCCACACCTTGAACGAGTGgtataataattttgtcatgGAGAGAACGCCAAGTACGGAATAAAAATTTGGTTCTTTACCATATTTCATTAGTAACAAACAAAGCCTGGTCTGTTTAGACGTTAGGCCAAATAAACATCTgttaacatttaattaaaaaaattaaaaaaattaaaattttatcatattttatctttttaatttaaaaaattaataatttatcttaatttaaagtttaaaaaatgatcatttttttcttgtgggtttaatttttttagttactACTTTTCAACATTATCTCCAACCGCATACTCTCCCCCAGCCTCTCATCTCATCTTCAATCTCTCTCATCAGAGAAGTCTACTCATCTTCATTTGAAACGAATCTTCATCTCCAATGAGAGAGACTAGAGACTAAACTAGAAAGACCGGAGGGAGAGGAAAGCCAAGGGGGAGAGAGACCAAGCCAAAGATAACGCTGAAAATTGGtgattgaaaaaatcaaaccttaagggggagctagtcacttttcaaattttgaataaaaaaatattattaacttttttaaactaagagaatgaaatataataaattttagtattttttttaattttagttacgtagaatttttacttttaactctaacagaaatttttaataaaagaggaggtatttaggtttttaaaatttcatagatAAAAGTTCGGAATTTAACCAAAGCTTGGGTAGGAAAAAACCTTTTAGCCTTAACGAAATTAGGAGTCAGGCTTCTTTTGAAACCATGTTAACTCACATTTCTTAACCAAACCATCTATCAAACTGGTGAAGGGATGGTTCGAACCAACCAGTGGCCTGATTAagtaaacattaaaattaacattcaaaataattttatataattaacattaaaaaaataaatctcaattgttttagtataaaaataaacttagtttaatAGTCTACATGCTTTAAATTGATGGGTTAGGGTCCAATCCAAGTTTTTACTCAGTTAAACCACAAACCGAGGCAATTCAAATGGTTAAACTAGTGTTTAATCCGGTCTAATTCTCAAAATAGTTTTTCTTAATCGGTGCCGATTCGACCTGTCCAACTGCCCATTTTGGAccagtttttaaaaccatgctCACACCCAATATTCAATAACGTAATGTAGGTCAGAATTAAGATTTTGGAcacaaatgataaaattgatcAAGTCATACCAAACGTAAGAAAGAGATAAATATAAGTGCaagttcaaactaaattaaGAAAACCACAAACCCTTAAGAAACATCTTTCggaaattttcaattagttaAAAAAGGAGATAATCCATCCGCATATCTTTTCATAGAATCAAATAGTTATAGCATGTCGTAAAAATTGTAGAAGTTTAGGGTAAATAAAATAGGAGCAAAACGAAGTTTGATCCTGCACTAAGACAATTGACAAGATCCAAAGTTTGGCAGTTTATGGTCTACTAAAATTtcagaaataataaaaattcccaAATGTTAGTTAGCCATTGCTTTACCACTAGAGTTTATGATGTGAtgagtaattatatatttactcAATTTCTCTGATGTCATTTCTTTTAACATAAAATGCATTAGGGAACAGTCCATGTTTCTGGTTTGATTTTCACTTACTAGGTGTGAACAATGATTAGGAAGTTGCTTAAACAAATATGATACCGTTCTCCTTAATGGTATCAAGAACAATCCCAAGTTTACCTTCTATCCGCTCATCCTTCCTCGGTTCATATGACATTGCATATACATCAGCATCCTTTGATCGCTCAGCAATTAGCTTCCCTATTATTCTGCATGCATTATGATCAGTTAGAGATGGTAAAGTGTTCCGGAGATCCTTGGCATTTGTGCTAGCAATTGATATCACTTTGCTTGTAGACCGATGCATCACTTTTGCTTGAATAAATCTcctagaaaagaaaacattaaGTAAAAAGGGCCTCATATACATATCTGTCCTTTGTTTCCATGATTTCCTGTTGGGTCTCTTTGCAAGTTCACCCTGAGATCTTCGAGTCCAGGCAGCCTGAATAAAAGAATCCTGAAGGAAGTTGCATATAAAAGAATTAGTTAATTACTTAATTTCATCCTTGGTTTAGAAAAAATTGGCATGTAACTTATTTTTAGAAGGTCCAGATGATTTACTGCTAAGATCTCTCAGCATCATACAAACACCCGTGATCGAATCTGGTCATTACCAAAGATTGAAAGATTTGAAAGAGAGGACCACTACAATTGTAATACTTCACAACTAGTAAAATAATCAACCAAAGCTGAATTGAAAATTGTTCTTTTGGAAATCAACAACTATACCATTCAAAACTATGATTCCCCGAGTAGCCAATCACAAGAATCGAGTAAATATTTATGTTGAATTACATCAAGATCGGTTTTCAACGGCCATGAGGATGCACTTCAACATTTTAGAACATAgtgattaaaatattaacacTTATATACGGAGATCAAAGCTTCAGGTTTTCAAACTAATAGTTAATTCTGTATGCATTGCTTGAAGATTAGAAAAGCCTAAATCAGAcctttataaaattcaattcaaatgcTGATGCTCATTACTGTAAAAAATTCTAcatatcaaatgaaaaaatgacttcttgaatcaacacagaaatacatttgaaaataacTTATTAGTACTTGgtgataaaaaaaagaaaggcataGCAATTACAAAATTGTGAATCCAAAGCAAGCATAAAATCTATCACAAACGTCTCTCGTTCCAAAACAAAATGcccacaaaataaaatttttataaaaaatctgCAACACCTGTACCATACACGAGCTCTAACTAGTTTAAATAGCGCTCATTTTTAGCATTCTGAAATTAAAATCTATATCCAATTACTCCTCATTTGAGGACCCTCAAATTTCATCTATTCAACCTAAATCTCATAAATTTCTCATACATCAAAATGCTAACTAATTCCAATTACTAAATGGGGATACAGTTTTTGATGGGACATAGAAACATAGCTTAAATTTAGCATTTGTTATAGTATTTTTCTATTCAATGAATTAATCAGAGTATATACGagcagttaaaaaaaaagaaccttGAGTTACGAAGAATgaaaaaactagaaaattgtaattaaaaagaaaagaaagataccTTGTTGACGTTGTTGCTGGAGTGAATGGGGGGTGGAGATTTGACGTTGATGGAGATACTGAGAGTGGGAAATGAAGAGATGCATGAAAGAGAAGTAAGTTTAAGTTTATCAGACGTAGTTGAGCGACTGGGGGGCAACCCAAACGAGAAAGAGGAACAAGACGAAGTAGACGCCATTTATTCGAAGGAACCAGCAGCTGAATTTAGTCCCTTTTACTTTTATAGTTTGATTGGACTGGCCCAACAAGTTTCAATGGGCCCCAACCATTGTTTCACTGGGCCTAGCCCAATTCTATCACCacccaaaaaattatttgaattttttagaagtatatcaataaagataagccactataatactaaaaaaaaaaggataaattattatataattaaatgttatttgatttttaatttaaattacttaattacataaaactcaagttaatacataaataaaaatagccttcttttatataaaattaaaaattaatacaaaataataactAGTGATTTGTGTTATAATATTAAGGGGTCATCATTTCCTTTACCAAAAGGTAAGTTTTCCAGTAATCGTTTTGGTTGCTAAATTATGGAGTAACATTATTTATCCAATCATCTTAATGCAATGTTGCATCATGGTACATCAAGTA
This is a stretch of genomic DNA from Mangifera indica cultivar Alphonso chromosome 11, CATAS_Mindica_2.1, whole genome shotgun sequence. It encodes these proteins:
- the LOC123228958 gene encoding uncharacterized protein LOC123228958 isoform X2, whose amino-acid sequence is MALNNGLRSASKLVSSSQSLLSNSVNRGFHSTGVKRMGGHGHDEPFYMHAKHMYNLDRMKHQALKMSLTVFTAFSIGVGLPVYAVIFQQKKAASS
- the LOC123228958 gene encoding uncharacterized protein LOC123228958 isoform X1 yields the protein MALNNGLRSASKLVSSSQSLLSNSGVLTVNRGFHSTGVKRMGGHGHDEPFYMHAKHMYNLDRMKHQALKMSLTVFTAFSIGVGLPVYAVIFQQKKAASS
- the LOC123229052 gene encoding 50S ribosomal protein L18-like, translating into MASTSSCSSFSFGLPPSRSTTSDKLKLTSLSCISSFPTLSISINVKSPPPIHSSNNVNKDSFIQAAWTRRSQGELAKRPNRKSWKQRTDMYMRPFLLNVFFSRRFIQAKVMHRSTSKVISIASTNAKDLRNTLPSLTDHNACRIIGKLIAERSKDADVYAMSYEPRKDERIEGKLGIVLDTIKENGIIFV